A region from the Hyalangium gracile genome encodes:
- a CDS encoding poly(A) polymerase yields the protein MSHDRFTTSREVYHRIRWDPRLDAREFVVGYDAHTEEMEEMPFEAFVPDGEIPWHRVWYFRRGADVVWDRRKRIDLLATLVPPAPEPEAPEPPQPASAPPSPAQRQPQYHEKHPFTPLPSYRYDSRALAWVEAPSPTSSPETLPAPAELSLASLNVLFDLYEPELLDTRRRTVAAISLLRSVDADIIALQEVTEPFLRELLATPWVREHFFLSEGPAATTVTPYGQVLLSRFPFVSMSQSVFSRDKRILAGQIALQGGSLWVATLHLTSNRDPSSGSARAAQLRTLVHWAQSLEASGPEGSDLVVAGDFNFGDDAPEVQTLAEAGFVDAWTTLRPGEAGYTYDPSRNAMAALTTSLGHSQRFDHVLVRSPSGRLTPRKVDLFGEEPISGRPSPGGDPLFVSDHFGLSCTLLRDAASRAVPTRKPVQGPPRVLSVPPVHQAAVVLIPPEELWGPIETLRSRHDRTYERWMPHVTLLYPFVPEEHFAEAEALIAEALRGIEPFQVTLSGFSHFEHRGSVTAWLRPEDRPHGALTALQAALQAVLPQCDEQGRKSENGFTPHLSVGQLKRSSPAEIRRTLSEWERDWKPLTFEAHEVCLISRRGDDPFEVRRRVPLGGGRKPGPGGNREPRGPGASEKPPARQPGPPKAARSAPEKTGMLREVLVARGEWASNEARQKRTQAVARLEALCERLGLGLHPYGSYLLGTGSASSDVDAVAVGPCHLSREDFARTLLQALSEQGGTASGRFVADAAIPMVKLSLDGVHFDVSYASCPEGVEPCPPAELLERHGEQLDIAGFRSLNGWADTNALLEAVEREGAGSERFRVVLRAVRAWAKARGVYSHALGYLGGLSWAVMAAWTSMRAPRDAASTDERLLSYFFETFAAWRWPQPVTVTPETARYSPQGKRDLMPVVAPALPPRNTARNVSRSTLQVLREEFTRARERILHARAEGTTAAWEALFEPTDFATEAPTRLVVSVEAPSPEAREMAGGWVLGHLTALVYRLEGDRRLFARPLPNARPEGPFFIGLSARGATGSEALSPKPGSALMKTMEEFRESFLTWSHRPQEASLTLQLTHL from the coding sequence ATGTCTCACGATCGCTTCACGACGAGCCGCGAGGTCTACCACCGCATCCGCTGGGATCCTCGGCTCGACGCGCGCGAGTTCGTCGTCGGCTACGACGCGCACACCGAGGAGATGGAGGAGATGCCCTTCGAGGCCTTCGTCCCCGACGGAGAGATTCCGTGGCACCGCGTCTGGTACTTCCGCCGAGGAGCCGACGTGGTGTGGGACCGGCGCAAACGCATCGATCTGCTGGCCACGCTCGTTCCTCCGGCACCGGAGCCGGAAGCTCCCGAGCCACCGCAGCCGGCCTCGGCGCCGCCGTCACCCGCGCAGCGGCAACCGCAGTACCACGAGAAGCACCCCTTCACCCCGCTGCCCTCCTATCGCTACGACTCGCGGGCCCTGGCCTGGGTCGAAGCGCCGAGCCCCACCTCCAGTCCCGAGACGCTCCCCGCTCCAGCGGAGCTGAGCCTCGCCTCCCTCAACGTCCTCTTTGATTTGTACGAGCCGGAGCTGCTCGACACGCGGCGGCGCACCGTGGCGGCCATCTCGCTGCTGCGCTCGGTGGACGCCGACATCATCGCGCTGCAGGAGGTGACGGAGCCGTTCCTCCGCGAGCTGCTGGCCACGCCGTGGGTGCGCGAGCACTTCTTCCTCTCGGAGGGCCCTGCGGCCACCACCGTCACGCCGTACGGCCAGGTGCTCCTGTCCCGCTTCCCCTTCGTCTCGATGAGCCAGAGCGTCTTCAGCCGCGACAAGCGCATCCTCGCGGGACAGATCGCGCTGCAAGGCGGCTCGCTATGGGTGGCCACGCTGCACCTCACGAGCAACCGAGACCCATCGAGCGGCTCGGCGCGGGCCGCGCAGCTGCGGACGCTGGTGCACTGGGCGCAGTCGCTCGAGGCCAGCGGGCCGGAGGGCTCGGATCTGGTGGTCGCGGGGGACTTCAACTTCGGGGACGACGCGCCCGAGGTCCAGACGCTGGCCGAGGCGGGCTTCGTGGATGCCTGGACGACGCTGCGGCCGGGCGAGGCCGGGTACACGTACGACCCATCGCGCAACGCGATGGCGGCGCTGACGACGTCCCTGGGCCACAGCCAGCGCTTCGATCACGTGCTGGTGCGCTCGCCCTCGGGTCGGCTCACTCCGAGGAAGGTGGACCTCTTCGGTGAGGAGCCGATCTCCGGGCGCCCGTCTCCTGGAGGGGATCCGCTCTTCGTGTCGGACCACTTCGGGCTGAGCTGCACGCTGCTGCGAGATGCCGCCTCTCGAGCGGTGCCGACGCGGAAGCCCGTCCAGGGCCCGCCGCGGGTGCTCTCGGTGCCGCCGGTGCACCAGGCGGCGGTGGTGCTGATTCCTCCCGAGGAGTTGTGGGGCCCCATCGAGACCCTGCGCTCGCGGCATGACCGGACGTACGAGCGCTGGATGCCGCACGTGACGCTGCTCTATCCGTTCGTACCGGAGGAGCACTTCGCCGAGGCGGAGGCGCTCATCGCGGAGGCGCTGCGCGGCATCGAGCCCTTCCAGGTGACGCTCTCGGGCTTCAGCCACTTCGAGCACCGAGGCAGCGTGACGGCGTGGCTGCGTCCGGAAGACAGGCCGCACGGAGCGCTCACGGCATTACAGGCGGCACTGCAGGCGGTGCTGCCCCAGTGCGACGAGCAGGGCCGCAAGTCGGAGAACGGGTTCACGCCGCACCTGAGCGTGGGCCAGCTCAAGCGCTCGAGCCCGGCGGAGATCCGCCGCACGCTCTCCGAGTGGGAGCGGGACTGGAAGCCCCTCACCTTCGAGGCGCACGAGGTGTGCCTCATCAGCCGGCGGGGAGACGATCCGTTCGAGGTGCGACGGCGCGTGCCGCTCGGCGGAGGCCGCAAGCCGGGCCCGGGAGGGAACCGTGAGCCTCGAGGGCCCGGAGCCTCCGAGAAGCCCCCAGCGCGGCAGCCGGGTCCGCCCAAGGCAGCGCGCTCCGCCCCGGAGAAGACGGGGATGCTGCGAGAGGTGCTGGTGGCGCGCGGCGAGTGGGCGTCGAACGAGGCACGCCAGAAGCGCACCCAGGCGGTGGCCCGGCTCGAGGCGCTCTGCGAGCGACTCGGGCTGGGACTGCACCCGTATGGCTCGTATCTGCTCGGCACGGGCAGCGCGAGCAGCGACGTGGACGCGGTGGCCGTGGGCCCCTGCCACCTGTCGCGAGAGGACTTCGCGCGGACGCTCCTCCAGGCACTGTCCGAGCAGGGCGGCACGGCGAGCGGACGCTTCGTGGCGGACGCGGCGATTCCCATGGTGAAGCTGTCGCTCGACGGCGTGCACTTCGACGTGTCGTACGCGAGCTGCCCCGAGGGAGTGGAGCCCTGTCCGCCGGCGGAGCTGCTGGAGCGGCACGGAGAGCAGCTGGACATCGCCGGCTTCCGCTCACTCAACGGTTGGGCGGACACGAACGCGCTGCTCGAGGCCGTGGAGCGGGAGGGCGCTGGCTCCGAGCGCTTCCGCGTCGTGCTGCGAGCGGTGCGAGCATGGGCCAAGGCGCGCGGGGTGTACTCGCACGCGCTGGGATACCTGGGCGGGCTGTCCTGGGCGGTGATGGCGGCCTGGACGAGCATGCGAGCGCCCCGGGACGCGGCGAGCACGGACGAGCGCCTGCTGTCGTACTTCTTCGAGACCTTCGCCGCCTGGCGGTGGCCGCAGCCGGTGACGGTGACGCCCGAGACGGCGCGCTACAGCCCGCAGGGGAAGAGAGACCTGATGCCGGTGGTGGCCCCGGCGCTGCCACCGCGCAACACGGCGCGCAACGTGTCGCGCTCGACGCTCCAGGTGCTCCGAGAGGAGTTCACGCGAGCGCGAGAGCGCATCCTCCATGCAAGAGCCGAGGGAACGACGGCGGCCTGGGAGGCGCTGTTCGAGCCCACGGACTTCGCGACCGAGGCGCCCACTCGGCTGGTGGTGTCCGTGGAGGCGCCCTCGCCCGAGGCGCGAGAGATGGCGGGAGGCTGGGTGCTCGGACACCTCACGGCGCTGGTGTACCGGCTGGAAGGAGACCGTCGGCTCTTCGCGAGGCCCCTGCCGAACGCACGGCCCGAGGGCCCGTTCTTCATCGGCCTCTCCGCGAGAGGCGCCACGGGGAGCGAGGCGCTCTCCCCGAAGCCAGGCAGCGCCCTCATGAAGACGATGGAGGAGTTCCGCGAGTCCTTCCTCACGTGGAGCCACCGCCCACAAGAGGCATCACTCACCCTCCAGCTCACGCACCTCTGA
- a CDS encoding FG-GAP-like repeat-containing protein, whose translation MHAARGIRGITSLARGRLMAALLALAVGGGCSKTSSEDGARARAAGNLADESCEVVPPFTPNFEPELQWAWTGSSILPEFNQVMMTPAVADVNQDGIPDIIFSSFKDAPGDEVDWKEGVLRAISGDDGHDLWAVIDPAYRIKGAASIAVGDIDNDGKVEICGIPYNGRGVICYENDGTFKFRTAEDAFDYNEWGGPSLADLDGDGTVEILDGNRVYSNTGALKWVGSDGMGGAQYTGPVSFGADIDGDGKQELVNGRSVYRADGSLKCANTNIPHGLAAVGNFDGDTKGEIVVAGHGKVSLLDDDCGLLWTKDIPGGCVNGCGGGPSLADVDHDGLPEIAIVGDNALSVLESDGTLKWTSTVQDWSSGKSTASAFDFEDDGNMEFVYVDEVSLRIYNGATGAVRFQTRHSTGTTHENPVIADVDGDLAADIVVAANDLAYPPYHGIRVYHDRLEGWARTRGIWNQHAYSITNVNNDGTIPAQPVKHWQRPRLNTFRSNVANHFGDGDSPYAAADLTVSSASGACDGSTLNLSATITNQGATPVAGGLKVSFYRGNPASGGSLLGVTTVPAPIAPGTSTTVSLSVGAQPPAGANQVFIVADDDGTGGGQNTECNEGNNSAAGTVDFTCGAPPANQPPVAICRNVTVNADASCQGSGTVNNGSYDPDQQPGPFTVSEAPAGPFGLGGHPVTVTANDGAASAQCVGTVTVVDATPPALACPASQAIDVCSTEGAAATFQASATDNCGPAPVQCSHASGANFPVGTTSVSCTATDGAGNTSMCTFNVTVRKETTPPTISCPEAVSVDACAEGGPTATFNVTATDSCGAATVSCSHASGSQFPVGTTNVTCTATDGAGNTASCGFPVTVGDEGSSGAPVPGPDLGGELWPPNHKYVNIALSECAGPAHNACGVSLPVEQYGTIYAVASDEVEDANGNGDGRTCDDIVISADGKSVKVRAEREGTGDGRVYTVYYSVSSSSDSSAQSTCHVYVPHDQSNNHPVVDSGVKYCVGTGCPPNSGGSPSCN comes from the coding sequence ATGCATGCAGCACGCGGCATCCGTGGAATCACGAGCCTCGCACGCGGGAGGCTGATGGCAGCGCTGCTGGCGCTCGCCGTGGGTGGAGGTTGCAGCAAGACGAGCTCCGAGGACGGGGCGCGAGCCCGCGCCGCGGGAAACCTCGCGGACGAGTCCTGCGAGGTGGTTCCGCCCTTCACGCCGAACTTCGAGCCCGAGCTGCAGTGGGCGTGGACCGGCAGCTCCATCCTGCCCGAGTTCAATCAGGTGATGATGACGCCGGCGGTGGCCGACGTGAACCAGGACGGCATCCCCGACATCATCTTCAGCTCCTTCAAGGACGCTCCGGGAGATGAGGTGGACTGGAAGGAGGGCGTGCTGCGCGCCATCAGCGGCGACGATGGGCACGACCTGTGGGCCGTCATCGATCCGGCCTATCGCATCAAGGGCGCCGCGAGCATCGCGGTGGGAGATATCGACAACGACGGGAAGGTGGAGATCTGCGGCATCCCGTACAACGGGCGCGGCGTCATCTGTTACGAGAACGATGGCACCTTCAAGTTCCGCACGGCCGAGGACGCGTTCGACTACAACGAGTGGGGCGGCCCCTCGCTGGCGGACCTGGACGGCGACGGGACGGTGGAGATCCTCGACGGCAACCGCGTGTACAGCAACACGGGGGCGCTGAAGTGGGTGGGCTCGGACGGGATGGGCGGAGCGCAGTACACGGGCCCCGTGTCCTTCGGAGCCGACATCGACGGGGACGGCAAGCAGGAGCTGGTCAACGGCCGCTCGGTGTACCGCGCCGATGGCAGCCTCAAGTGCGCCAACACCAACATCCCCCACGGCCTGGCCGCGGTGGGCAACTTCGACGGCGACACCAAGGGTGAGATCGTCGTGGCCGGCCACGGCAAGGTGAGCCTGCTCGATGATGACTGCGGCCTGCTGTGGACCAAGGACATCCCCGGCGGCTGCGTGAATGGCTGCGGCGGCGGCCCCTCGCTGGCCGACGTCGACCATGACGGCCTGCCGGAGATCGCCATCGTCGGCGACAACGCCCTCAGCGTCCTGGAGAGCGACGGCACCCTGAAGTGGACGAGCACCGTCCAGGACTGGAGCTCCGGCAAGTCCACCGCCTCCGCGTTCGACTTCGAGGACGACGGCAACATGGAGTTCGTCTACGTGGACGAGGTGTCGCTGCGCATCTACAACGGCGCCACCGGCGCGGTGCGCTTCCAGACGCGGCACAGCACGGGCACCACCCACGAGAACCCCGTCATCGCCGACGTGGACGGAGACCTGGCCGCCGACATCGTCGTGGCCGCCAATGACCTGGCGTACCCGCCGTACCACGGCATCCGCGTGTACCACGATCGGCTCGAGGGCTGGGCGCGCACCCGAGGCATCTGGAACCAGCACGCCTACTCCATCACCAACGTGAACAACGATGGCACCATCCCCGCCCAGCCGGTGAAGCACTGGCAGCGGCCTCGGCTCAACACCTTCCGCTCCAACGTGGCCAACCACTTCGGCGATGGTGACAGCCCCTATGCCGCCGCGGACCTCACCGTCTCGTCGGCCAGCGGCGCGTGCGACGGCTCCACGCTCAACCTCAGCGCCACCATCACCAACCAGGGCGCCACCCCCGTGGCCGGCGGCCTCAAGGTGTCCTTCTATCGGGGTAACCCCGCCTCCGGTGGCTCGCTGCTGGGCGTGACGACCGTTCCTGCCCCCATCGCTCCGGGCACCAGCACCACCGTCTCCCTGTCGGTGGGCGCGCAGCCTCCCGCCGGTGCCAACCAGGTCTTCATCGTCGCGGATGATGACGGCACCGGCGGTGGTCAGAACACCGAGTGCAACGAGGGCAACAACAGCGCCGCGGGCACCGTGGACTTCACGTGCGGCGCGCCGCCGGCCAACCAGCCGCCGGTGGCCATCTGCCGCAACGTCACCGTCAACGCGGACGCCTCGTGCCAGGGCTCCGGCACCGTCAACAACGGCAGCTACGATCCGGATCAGCAGCCCGGCCCGTTCACCGTCTCCGAGGCTCCGGCCGGTCCGTTCGGCCTGGGCGGCCACCCCGTCACCGTGACGGCGAATGATGGCGCCGCCTCGGCCCAGTGCGTGGGCACCGTCACCGTGGTGGATGCCACGCCTCCCGCCCTGGCCTGCCCCGCCTCGCAGGCGATCGATGTCTGCTCCACCGAGGGCGCCGCCGCCACGTTCCAGGCCTCGGCCACCGACAACTGCGGCCCGGCTCCCGTCCAGTGCTCGCACGCCTCGGGCGCCAACTTCCCGGTGGGCACCACGTCCGTGTCCTGCACCGCCACGGATGGCGCGGGCAACACCTCCATGTGCACCTTCAACGTGACGGTTCGCAAGGAGACCACCCCGCCGACCATCAGCTGCCCGGAGGCTGTCTCGGTGGATGCGTGCGCCGAGGGTGGCCCCACGGCCACCTTCAACGTCACGGCCACCGACAGCTGCGGCGCGGCCACGGTGAGCTGCTCGCACGCCTCGGGCTCCCAGTTCCCGGTGGGCACGACGAACGTCACCTGCACGGCGACCGATGGGGCCGGCAACACGGCCTCGTGCGGCTTCCCCGTCACGGTGGGCGATGAGGGCTCCTCGGGCGCGCCCGTGCCGGGTCCGGACCTGGGTGGCGAGCTGTGGCCTCCCAACCACAAGTACGTGAACATCGCGCTCTCCGAGTGCGCCGGCCCGGCCCACAACGCCTGCGGCGTCTCGCTGCCGGTGGAGCAGTACGGCACCATCTATGCCGTGGCCTCGGACGAGGTGGAGGATGCCAACGGCAACGGCGACGGCCGCACCTGCGATGACATCGTCATCTCCGCGGACGGCAAGTCCGTGAAGGTGCGCGCCGAGCGCGAGGGCACCGGTGACGGTCGCGTCTACACCGTCTACTACTCTGTCAGCAGCTCGTCGGACAGCAGCGCCCAGAGCACGTGCCACGTGTACGTGCCGCACGACCAGTCCAACAACCACCCCGTGGTGGACAGCGGCGTGAAGTACTGCGTCGGCACCGGGTGCCCGCCCAACTCTGGCGGTAGCCCGAGCTGCAACTGA
- a CDS encoding WD40 repeat domain-containing protein: MLVQDGQRLPRLHILEVRTGRHLEALRSLSDEVGRMIALSWTPEGIRVACQLHGGRAAVLEYARGRVLQLEAQDAPWADEGAFSADGQHVAMVDQQGAIRVWNTTHGRVLGRARPLSGTFGGPGAHKAVAMSADGRRVAWSVGDMRIHICDVVARQLRPPLMGHTGTVGHLAFSSDGTLLASAALHHEPRIRIWDVERGVQLQDLPALGASSEPGYLGTPCFGFVGPGARLAWLDGSALRTQDLATGASTSMPVGVVHSLTALSGSPDGAHVVVREGHALRTWNLATGEVDPVRDSHSMPVLSVAVSPDGKLAATSDDSGAVGIWDLSWGQSLGVLELAAAKDCVRFSPDGRWLAVGTVKSHVHLWSCGEGRVVHSFPAHDGRLKAVDRLQALVFSPDGQSVATCLLEGGNVSVWAVPSGRRLLSIETGAASYLSALAFSPDGQLLTVAAMDGTVLFFNTSDGRLIRKVQPADSSVHRLRFFPDGRRLLSVGLLDTDYPDDGPGQPMLQIWDVATGQLLASRRARTLELTLSQDGSQLLYVPWRNPALCVEDTMTGEQPRTLLLVPEIECQDFSSKLDVWVTGHRDCTALVWELSRHGLGRGPG, translated from the coding sequence ATGCTCGTGCAGGACGGCCAGCGCCTTCCCAGGCTCCACATCCTAGAGGTGCGGACCGGCCGCCACCTCGAGGCCCTTCGCTCGCTCTCGGACGAAGTGGGGCGCATGATCGCGCTCAGCTGGACCCCCGAGGGCATCCGCGTGGCGTGCCAGCTGCATGGCGGCAGGGCCGCCGTCCTCGAGTACGCCCGCGGCCGTGTGCTCCAGCTGGAGGCGCAGGACGCTCCCTGGGCCGACGAAGGCGCCTTCTCCGCGGATGGTCAGCACGTCGCCATGGTGGATCAGCAGGGCGCCATCCGCGTGTGGAACACCACCCACGGGCGCGTGCTCGGGCGCGCGCGGCCCCTCTCCGGCACCTTCGGTGGGCCGGGCGCCCACAAGGCCGTCGCCATGTCCGCCGATGGCCGGCGCGTGGCCTGGAGCGTCGGGGACATGCGCATCCACATCTGTGACGTCGTCGCGCGCCAGCTCCGCCCCCCGCTCATGGGCCACACCGGCACGGTGGGCCACCTCGCCTTCTCTTCGGATGGCACCCTCCTGGCCTCGGCCGCGCTCCATCACGAGCCGCGCATCCGCATCTGGGACGTGGAGCGGGGCGTGCAACTCCAGGATCTGCCCGCGCTCGGCGCGTCCTCCGAGCCTGGCTACCTCGGCACTCCCTGCTTCGGCTTCGTCGGCCCGGGCGCGCGGCTGGCGTGGCTCGATGGCTCCGCGCTGCGCACCCAGGACCTGGCCACCGGCGCCAGCACCTCGATGCCCGTGGGCGTCGTGCACTCGCTCACCGCCCTGAGCGGCTCCCCGGATGGCGCGCATGTGGTGGTGCGCGAGGGCCATGCGCTGCGCACCTGGAACCTGGCCACCGGTGAAGTCGATCCCGTTCGCGACAGCCACTCCATGCCCGTGCTGAGCGTGGCCGTCTCTCCCGACGGAAAGCTCGCCGCCACCTCCGATGATAGCGGCGCCGTGGGAATCTGGGACCTGTCCTGGGGACAGAGCCTCGGAGTCCTCGAGCTGGCCGCCGCCAAGGACTGTGTGCGCTTCTCTCCGGACGGGCGCTGGCTCGCGGTGGGCACCGTGAAGAGCCATGTCCACCTGTGGTCCTGCGGCGAGGGCCGCGTGGTCCACTCCTTTCCCGCGCACGACGGCCGCCTCAAGGCGGTCGATCGCCTCCAGGCGCTCGTCTTCTCTCCCGACGGCCAGTCGGTGGCCACGTGCCTGCTCGAGGGCGGTAACGTCTCCGTGTGGGCCGTACCGAGCGGCAGGCGTCTGCTCTCCATCGAGACCGGCGCCGCCTCGTACCTCTCCGCGCTGGCCTTCTCTCCGGATGGCCAGCTGCTCACGGTGGCCGCCATGGACGGGACGGTCCTCTTCTTCAACACGTCGGACGGCCGTCTGATCCGCAAGGTCCAGCCGGCGGATTCCTCCGTGCACCGGCTGCGCTTCTTCCCGGATGGGCGGCGCCTGCTCTCCGTCGGCCTCCTGGATACCGACTACCCGGATGACGGACCCGGCCAGCCCATGCTGCAGATCTGGGACGTGGCCACGGGCCAGCTGCTCGCCTCGCGCCGCGCGCGCACGCTCGAGCTGACCCTCTCCCAGGATGGAAGCCAGCTGCTCTACGTCCCCTGGCGCAACCCGGCCCTCTGCGTCGAGGACACGATGACCGGAGAGCAGCCCCGCACGCTCCTGCTCGTGCCCGAGATCGAGTGCCAGGACTTCTCCTCCAAACTGGACGTCTGGGTGACGGGACACCGGGACTGCACGGCGCTCGTCTGGGAGCTCTCCAGGCACGGGCTGGGCCGCGGCCCCGGGTGA